One segment of Dolichospermum sp. DET69 DNA contains the following:
- a CDS encoding DUF4214 domain-containing protein: protein MSVASINSIQSLFATLFNQPADTKSLADLNAQLDNGVAVTKVATDLVNSAAAQTLIGGLSNGDLIDYIYSNAFGRVPDSAGKTYWTGKLGTTPNSAAKAQVIVDIIASAGSADKQVLNSKVDIAKNTTHQLAVQELYVSLLGRAAEVSGRNYWVSQLNNGVSVADIAKAVVSSQEAQQKYAGLVNSQFIDLLYSNAFGRQTDQEGKDYWVGRLNSSPRAAVAVEILSAAGSADRQLLNNKVNVAQGITNNFQTQFALTKETDNLIGTSGQDLFIGDNGSDFFETVQAGDTINAGAGVDTFKFYYAKGILPTLLNVENVELINAKSDIDFSPVAGSGLKQVTLKFNPTFDTTVAGLRDINFGIDNVTNRSITGDFGNGTDASVALNDSQLNNFTILGPKVTTLNLDLESEFADGVNRITLLNIPTLSANVNARTLNITGKAGLSGNDDNSTSIDLKLNPLNPDAVTTVNASTNTGGVKLSFISDGKVNFTGGTGDDTVGFSFNSFDDKNIVDGGAGKDTLRLTDFDIDASADDKVKAINAAKNFELLGLGFNANNVTLDAGKITAFKEYDFNASTVNLSGAATGNKFTLNNTGVNTLKLTGKGQTADLTLKGKVQTLELNSSKGADTGTEKNEITKLTTDFSGVAGQKSPALIVNVTGDKDLKIAAPTLPGNAVTGLTLDASAFTAKLEATGTALNDKLTGGISDNTLNGGAGDDTIILAFAKFNDKDIIDGGTGTDTLRLTSAAEINATTVDALKAINGIKGIDLLGFDTPMEVTVDASKITTVKEYAFNADKVILSGAATGNKFTLNNNANLNLTGKGQTVDLALKGKALVQTLKLDSSKGSDTGTEKNEITNLTTDYIGLIGTAALTINVTGDKDLKIATPTLPVNAVTGLTLDASAFTANLEATGTALNDTLIGGIGDNTLNGGDGDDTIVLAFATFNNNDKNKDIVDGGTGTDTLRLTSAADIDATKDDKLKAINAIKGIDLLDFTAPNWNVIVDASKITTVKEYAFNAQQVTVSGAATGNKFTLSQNNSTFTLKGAKQSADLTLKGVTNLTLNSDKGTSDPVGVNKVTQLAAGSNLNLTITGNRDIEIAAPTLPNNSVFNIDANGLTGALTATGTALDNTLTGGTGNDSLDGGAGNDILDGGAGGDTLTGGAGNDIFVYTDPNQSNRLTLTGNVTFDTITDFTQGQDKIQLTGLYTAAQYTAQKDVQAAVNNSGQLTLNAVLLDAATVVIGQDKFGAFVLGGNTYIFGTGATANTNDDLLVKLTGSFNLVATNATTPTNVDFIF, encoded by the coding sequence ATGTCAGTAGCGAGTATTAATTCCATCCAGAGCCTTTTTGCTACCCTCTTTAATCAGCCAGCAGATACTAAAAGTTTAGCTGATTTAAACGCCCAATTGGACAACGGTGTAGCTGTCACAAAAGTCGCCACAGACCTTGTTAATTCAGCAGCAGCGCAAACACTGATTGGCGGTCTAAGCAATGGTGATTTAATTGACTATATCTACAGTAATGCCTTTGGTCGAGTACCAGACAGTGCCGGTAAGACCTACTGGACTGGGAAGTTAGGTACAACTCCAAACTCAGCCGCCAAAGCCCAAGTGATTGTCGATATAATCGCATCTGCTGGTTCTGCTGATAAGCAGGTTTTAAATAGTAAGGTTGATATCGCTAAAAATACCACCCATCAGTTAGCTGTTCAAGAGCTTTATGTTAGCTTACTGGGACGAGCCGCAGAAGTAAGTGGTCGGAACTATTGGGTTTCCCAATTAAATAACGGTGTCTCCGTTGCCGATATTGCCAAAGCTGTTGTTAGTTCACAAGAAGCGCAGCAGAAATATGCGGGTTTAGTCAATAGTCAATTTATTGATTTACTCTACAGTAATGCCTTCGGTCGGCAAACAGACCAAGAAGGTAAGGATTACTGGGTTGGGAGACTGAATAGTTCACCAAGAGCCGCAGTAGCTGTGGAAATACTGTCTGCTGCTGGTAGTGCTGATAGACAGCTTTTGAACAACAAGGTAAACGTTGCTCAGGGTATTACTAACAATTTCCAAACACAGTTTGCTCTGACCAAGGAAACTGACAATCTTATCGGTACAAGTGGCCAAGACTTGTTCATAGGCGATAATGGCAGTGACTTCTTCGAAACTGTCCAAGCTGGTGACACCATAAATGCTGGTGCTGGTGTTGATACCTTTAAATTCTATTACGCCAAGGGTATACTACCCACTCTCCTCAACGTTGAAAACGTAGAGTTAATCAATGCTAAAAGCGATATTGACTTCAGCCCTGTTGCTGGCTCAGGTCTGAAGCAAGTAACCCTCAAATTTAACCCAACATTTGATACAACTGTTGCCGGACTACGGGATATCAATTTTGGTATTGACAACGTTACCAATCGTAGTATCACTGGGGACTTTGGTAATGGAACAGATGCGAGTGTTGCCCTGAATGATTCTCAACTGAATAACTTCACAATTTTGGGTCCTAAAGTAACCACGCTCAATCTTGACCTGGAAAGTGAGTTTGCAGATGGGGTTAACAGGATTACGTTGCTAAATATTCCAACTTTGTCCGCTAATGTCAATGCAAGAACGCTGAATATTACTGGAAAGGCTGGATTATCTGGAAACGATGATAATTCTACAAGCATAGATTTAAAATTAAATCCTTTAAACCCTGATGCAGTAACAACTGTTAATGCCTCAACAAACACTGGTGGTGTGAAATTGTCCTTTATCAGTGATGGTAAGGTTAATTTCACTGGCGGTACTGGTGATGATACGGTTGGATTTTCGTTCAATAGCTTTGATGATAAAAACATAGTTGACGGTGGTGCTGGCAAGGATACATTACGACTGACAGATTTTGATATTGATGCCAGTGCAGATGATAAGGTTAAGGCTATCAACGCTGCTAAGAACTTTGAACTATTAGGCTTAGGCTTTAACGCAAACAACGTCACACTAGATGCTGGGAAAATTACTGCTTTTAAAGAGTATGATTTCAATGCTTCTACTGTCAATCTCAGCGGTGCAGCTACAGGTAATAAATTTACCTTAAACAATACTGGAGTCAACACCTTAAAGCTGACAGGAAAAGGTCAAACTGCTGACCTGACTTTAAAAGGAAAAGTTCAAACCCTAGAACTAAATTCTAGTAAAGGTGCTGACACTGGAACTGAGAAAAATGAGATCACCAAGCTAACCACTGATTTTTCTGGAGTAGCTGGTCAAAAGAGTCCTGCATTAATAGTTAATGTCACAGGTGACAAAGACCTAAAGATTGCCGCTCCTACACTTCCTGGCAACGCTGTCACAGGTCTGACTCTAGACGCGTCCGCATTTACAGCCAAATTAGAAGCTACTGGTACTGCACTCAATGACAAATTAACAGGCGGTATTAGTGATAACACCCTTAACGGTGGCGCAGGTGACGATACTATTATCCTGGCATTTGCTAAATTCAATGATAAGGACATAATTGATGGTGGTACAGGCACAGATACATTGCGTCTGACCAGTGCTGCTGAAATTAATGCAACTACAGTTGATGCGCTTAAAGCTATCAACGGCATTAAAGGCATTGACCTATTAGGCTTTGATACTCCAATGGAAGTTACTGTGGATGCTAGTAAAATTACTACTGTCAAAGAGTATGCTTTCAATGCAGATAAGGTCATTCTTAGCGGTGCAGCTACAGGTAATAAATTTACCTTGAATAACAACGCTAATTTGAACCTGACCGGAAAAGGTCAAACTGTTGATCTGGCATTAAAAGGAAAAGCCCTAGTTCAAACTCTGAAATTAGACTCTAGCAAGGGTAGTGACACTGGAACCGAGAAAAATGAGATCACCAACTTAACCACTGATTATATTGGATTAATTGGTACTGCTGCATTAACAATCAATGTCACTGGCGACAAAGACCTGAAAATTGCTACTCCTACACTTCCTGTAAACGCTGTCACAGGTCTGACTCTAGACGCGTCCGCATTTACAGCCAATTTAGAGGCTACTGGTACTGCACTCAATGACACATTAATAGGTGGTATTGGTGATAACACCCTTAACGGTGGTGATGGTGATGATACTATTGTCCTTGCATTTGCTACCTTCAATAACAATGACAAGAACAAGGACATAGTTGATGGTGGTACAGGCACAGATACATTGCGTCTGACCAGTGCTGCTGACATTGATGCAACTAAAGATGATAAGCTTAAAGCTATCAACGCCATTAAAGGCATTGACCTATTAGACTTTACAGCTCCAAACTGGAATGTTATCGTGGATGCTAGTAAAATTACTACTGTCAAAGAGTATGCTTTCAATGCACAACAAGTCACTGTCAGCGGTGCAGCTACAGGTAATAAATTTACCTTGAGCCAAAACAATAGCACTTTCACTCTTAAGGGAGCGAAGCAAAGTGCTGACTTGACCTTGAAAGGCGTTACAAATTTGACTTTAAACTCTGACAAAGGGACTAGTGATCCTGTTGGGGTAAATAAGGTAACTCAACTAGCGGCTGGTAGTAATTTAAACTTAACAATCACAGGTAACAGAGATATCGAAATCGCCGCTCCAACGCTCCCAAATAACTCTGTCTTTAACATTGATGCAAATGGCTTAACAGGTGCTTTAACTGCTACTGGTACTGCGCTGGATAACACCTTAACAGGTGGCACTGGTAATGACAGCCTAGATGGTGGTGCTGGTAATGACATCCTAGATGGTGGTGCTGGTGGTGACACCTTAACAGGTGGTGCTGGTAATGACATCTTTGTTTATACAGATCCCAATCAATCTAATAGATTGACATTGACAGGAAACGTAACTTTTGATACGATTACTGACTTCACGCAAGGACAAGATAAAATCCAACTCACAGGTCTGTACACTGCTGCACAATACACTGCTCAGAAAGATGTACAAGCAGCTGTAAATAATTCAGGACAACTCACCTTAAATGCGGTTCTCTTGGATGCTGCTACAGTCGTAATAGGACAAGACAAGTTTGGTGCATTTGTTCTAGGCGGTAATACTTATATCTTTGGTACTGGTGCAACCGCTAACACTAATGACGATTTATTAGTTAAGCTCACTGGTAGCTTTAATTTGGTTGCTACTAATGCTACTACTCCTACTAATGTAGACTTCATCTTCTAG